TCGTCAAGACGGAGGCCGAGCAGGCCCGGGTCGCTGTCAGAAACATTCGTCGCGATGCGAACCACCAGATGAAAGAACTGGTGAAAAAGAAGGACATATCCGAAGACGACGAGCGCCGGGCCGAGGAGAAGATACAGCGTTTGACCGATGATAATATCGCGCGTATCGAGGAGGTTTTGGCCGCCAAGGAGAAGGATCTATTGGAAGTCTAACCTTGGCTGACGGCAGTTCACGCTCAACGGACCAGGAGCGCGGCGATGATGGCGACAGGAAGCGTGCCACGATCCCCCGCCACCTGGCCATCATCATGGACGGCAATGGCCGCTGGGCAAAACGCCGGAGATTACCGCGCGTTGCCGGTCACCGGGCGGGCGTCGAGGCGGTGCGCCGGATGGTCGCGCCCTGCGCGGAGATGGGCATCGAGGTTTTGACGCTGTTTGCGTTTAGCAGCGAGAACTGGCGCCGGCCCAAGCGAGAGGTCGCGCTTCTCATGGAGTTATTTTTTACCTCGCTGCAGGAAGAGGCGATGAAACTTAGCGAAAACAACGTCCGGCTGCGGGTGATTGGCGATGATTCCGCGTTTCCGTCCAAGCTGCGGGGAAGCATCGATGAGGTACAGAAATTAACCCAAGGAAACAGCGGGCTTATTTTGGTCATCGCGGCGAACTATGGGGGGCGTTGGGATATTACCCAGGCCGCGAGAGCGCTCGCGAGGCGGGTCGCGGCAGGGGTCATGAGGGCTGAGGAAATTACGGAAGCCGCGGTGGAAGCACACCTAAGCCTCGGCGATCTCCCCGACCCCGATCTTATAATTCGCACCGGTGGCGAGCAGCGCATCAGCAATTATTTACTGTGGCAATTGGCGTACACCGAGTTTTTTTTTACCGACTCTCTGTGGCCGGACTTCACGCCGGCTCACCTGGAAATGGCGCTTAACTCTTATGCAATGCGACAGCGGCGATTCGGCAAGACAGGCGAGCAGGTCGAATGCGTTCGCGGCGCTTAGGCGCCGCATTGTCACCGCCGCCATTCTCATCCCGCTGGTGCTCGGGGCCTTGTTTTTTTTGCCGACCGCGGGCGTGGCGGTTGTTTTCGGCGTCTTCATCGCGTTGGGTGCGTGGGAATGGAGTTACCTCGCCGGTTGGTCGGCGTTCCAACCGCGTGTTTACTATACGATCGCGACGTCTGTCTGCATGGCGGCGGCGTACTGGCTCTTGAGCTTGTCGTGGGTTAAGGATCAGATGGCCGGCGCCGCCTTGCTCTTGTTGGGCGGGTGGTGCGCCGCTTTCTATTGGCTGCTCGATTATCAGCGCCGCGGGATCGGTATTCCGAAGTCGCGGCCGTTACTGTGCGCGGCCGGTTGGTTTGTCGTGGTCCCCGGCTGGGCGGCGCTCATCGGTTTGCATGGCCGCGCCGATGGCGGGGTGTTCTTGGTGGTCGCGCTCATGCTGGTGATTTGGTCGGCGGACATCGGGGCCTTTTTCGCCGGCAAGCGCTGGGGGAAGCATCGGCTCGCGGATAAGGTCAGCCCGGGCAAGACCTGGGAGGGATTATGGGGTGGATTGGCTGCCTCGGGAGCGGTCGGGTGGCTATGTTCAGGGTGGATCCCCTTACGTTTTGCGGACCGCGTAGGGTTTATGACCCTCTGTCTCGCCACGGTCATATTCTCGGTGCTCGGAGATCTGTTCGAGAGCTTGGTGAAACGGCAAGCGGGGGTAAAAGATAGCGGTAGCCTGTTGCCCGGGCACGGCGGGATCCTTGACCGCATCGATAGTTTGATGGCCGCCGCGCCGGTGTTCGCCCTCGGCAGTGCCGTCGGGTTGCCATTGTGATTGGTCTGACGATCTTGGGGTCGACGGGCACCATCGGCGTTAACACGCTCGATGTCGTGGCCCGCCATCGCGAGCGTTTCCGGATTATCGCGCTGACCGCCCATCGCAATCTCGAGCGGCTGGCGAGCCAATGCGAGGCCTGGCATCCGCCCTATGCCGTGATGGTGGATGAAACCAAGGCATTGGAACTTGAGCGCCGCTTGGCCACGAGTGCGCCCGGCGTTCGCGTGCTTTCCGGATGCGCCGGCTTGGAAGCGGTCGCGAGCACCCCAGAGGCGGATTATGTGATGGCCGGGATCGTTGGCGCGGCGGGGCTGCTTCCGACGCTCGCCGCAGCGCGCACCGGGAAACGCATTCTCTTGGCGAACAAGGAAGCGCTGGTCATGTCGGGGCGCATCTTCATGGAAGCGGTAAAGAATAGCGGCGCCGAACTGCTGCCCATCGATAGCGAACATAACGCAATCTTTCAATGTCTTCCCCCCTCCTTCCCCGCGGGACTGGAACGGGTGGGCGTCCGGCGTATACTACTTACCGGATCGGGGGGCCCGTTTCGCAGGACGCCGCTTGCCGACCTCCACGCCGTGACCCCCGATCAGGCCTGCGCCCATCCCAACTGGGTCATGGGACGCAAAATATCCGTGGACTCCGCAACTCTGATGAATAAGGGGCTCGAGTTCATCGAAGCCTGCTGGTTATTCGCAACCACGCCGCCACACGTGGAGGTCGTGCTGCACCCGCAGAGCGTGATTCACTCGCTCGTGGAGTTCATCGACGGCTCGGTGCTGGCGCAGCTGGGTAATCCGGATATGCGCACGCCGATTGCCCATGCCCTGGCCTGGCCGGACCGCATTCCCTCGGGGGTCGCGCCGCTCAATCTTCTGGAAGTGGGGCGGCTGGACTTTGAGCCCCCGGATCTCGAGCGTTTCCCGTGTCTGAGTTTGGCCCGTCAGGCGATGGAAGCAGGGGGTACGGCGACCGCGGTATTAAATGCGGGCAACGAGGTCGCGGTCGATTCGTTTCTCAATGGCAGCTTGCGATTCAGCGATATCCCCGCCGTGGTTGCGGACACCTTAGCAGGCGTCCCGAGCGCGGGAGGCGACTCGCTGGAGGCGATCTTGGCCGCGGACGCTGCCGCCAGAGCGCATGCCGCGCGGGCCGTTGCGGCGAGGCGTCAATGATGGATGTTATATTTTCAGTTCTGGCCTTCGTCGTCGCCGTCGGGGTCCTGGTGGTGGTCCACGAGTTCGGTCACTTTTGTGTCGCGCGCAGCGTCGGCATCAAGGTGCTGCGCTTTTCGGTGGGATTCGGAAAACCCATCTGGGGGCGCAGGATCGGCCGTGATCAAACGGAGTTCGTCGTCGCTGCCATCCCCTTGGGGGGATACGTCAAGATGCTCGATGACCGGGAAGGGCCGGTGCCGCCCGCGGATCTCATGCGCGAATTTAACCGCCAACCGCTGGCGGCCAGAACCGCGGTGGTGATGGCCGGACCGCTGTTTAATTTCTTGTT
This genomic interval from Pseudomonadota bacterium contains the following:
- the uppS gene encoding polyprenyl diphosphate synthase, which translates into the protein MDGNGRWAKRRRLPRVAGHRAGVEAVRRMVAPCAEMGIEVLTLFAFSSENWRRPKREVALLMELFFTSLQEEAMKLSENNVRLRVIGDDSAFPSKLRGSIDEVQKLTQGNSGLILVIAANYGGRWDITQAARALARRVAAGVMRAEEITEAAVEAHLSLGDLPDPDLIIRTGGEQRISNYLLWQLAYTEFFFTDSLWPDFTPAHLEMALNSYAMRQRRFGKTGEQVECVRGA
- a CDS encoding phosphatidate cytidylyltransferase → MQCDSGDSARQASRSNAFAALRRRIVTAAILIPLVLGALFFLPTAGVAVVFGVFIALGAWEWSYLAGWSAFQPRVYYTIATSVCMAAAYWLLSLSWVKDQMAGAALLLLGGWCAAFYWLLDYQRRGIGIPKSRPLLCAAGWFVVVPGWAALIGLHGRADGGVFLVVALMLVIWSADIGAFFAGKRWGKHRLADKVSPGKTWEGLWGGLAASGAVGWLCSGWIPLRFADRVGFMTLCLATVIFSVLGDLFESLVKRQAGVKDSGSLLPGHGGILDRIDSLMAAAPVFALGSAVGLPL
- the ispC gene encoding 1-deoxy-D-xylulose-5-phosphate reductoisomerase — protein: MIGLTILGSTGTIGVNTLDVVARHRERFRIIALTAHRNLERLASQCEAWHPPYAVMVDETKALELERRLATSAPGVRVLSGCAGLEAVASTPEADYVMAGIVGAAGLLPTLAAARTGKRILLANKEALVMSGRIFMEAVKNSGAELLPIDSEHNAIFQCLPPSFPAGLERVGVRRILLTGSGGPFRRTPLADLHAVTPDQACAHPNWVMGRKISVDSATLMNKGLEFIEACWLFATTPPHVEVVLHPQSVIHSLVEFIDGSVLAQLGNPDMRTPIAHALAWPDRIPSGVAPLNLLEVGRLDFEPPDLERFPCLSLARQAMEAGGTATAVLNAGNEVAVDSFLNGSLRFSDIPAVVADTLAGVPSAGGDSLEAILAADAAARAHAARAVAARRQ